The Lycium ferocissimum isolate CSIRO_LF1 chromosome 1, AGI_CSIRO_Lferr_CH_V1, whole genome shotgun sequence genome includes a region encoding these proteins:
- the LOC132062305 gene encoding uncharacterized protein LOC132062305 — protein MADNKNFHSALTVTNVKSLIPITLDMETGHYHEWATLFKVLARIHSVLEHIIPPTDTTELTAYNATKAANLPLWKRLDAVVLQWIYATVSHDILTSILVADDVAEKAWNRVAQLFQDNKHSKAATFEGEFATTKMADFGSVMAYYNRLKSLADRLCQRGVAGVRPTLKLEDEAAKERAHDSNPAALLVDNDTPSPPPGGNNNSTNRRDNNRGRNSNRNKGKGNNNNNNRGKLGRGGGQTRRGRWAAGQPTARGYHRLPGRPDGGPPRPVSDETRAASPTAAGGGILGAGPRPRRAYSMHVPTTPGTLRQTWRQPCTLCPCINGMIIGTWTPERLPI, from the exons ATGGCTGACAACAAAAATTTCCATTCTGCTTTAACCGTCACGAATGTGAAATCTTTAATCCCAATCACTCTAGACATGGAAACCGGCCATTATCACGAATGGGCGACGCTATTCAAAGTTCTAGCCCGCATCCACTCCGTACTTGAACACATCATACCACCAACTGACACCACTGAACTCACCGCGTACAACGCAACAAAGGCGGCTAACCTTCCGCTCTGGAAACGGCTAGATGCGGTGGTCCTTCAATGGATATACGCCACCGTCTCCCATGATATTCTTACCTCTATTCTCGTGGCGGATGATGTTGCAGAGAAGGCTTGGAATCGAGTTGCTCAACTTTTCCAAGATAACAAGCACTCAAAGGCGGCGACCTTTGAAGGCGAATTCGCCACCACAAAAATGGCCGACTTCGGCTCGGTTATGGCCTATTATAATAGGCTCAAGTCTCTCGCGGATCGCCTTTGCCAACGTGGGGTCGCCGGTGTCCGACCAAC ACTCAAGCTCGAAGACGAGGCAGCCAAGGAACGTGCTCACGATTCCAATCCCGCGGCTCTACTTGTTGATAATGATACTCCCTCCCCGCCACCTGGCGGCAACAATAATTCAACTAACCGTCGTGATAATAATCGTGGCAGGAATTCTAACAGGAACAAGGGAAAGggtaacaataacaacaacaaccgcGGGAAACTCGGCCGCGGCGGCGGACAGACCAGACGCGGCCGGTGGGCGGCGGGACAGCCAACGGCGAGGGGCTACCATCGGCTGCCCGGCCGCCCCGACGGTGGCCCCCCTCGGCCCGTATCCGACGAGACAAGGGCAGCGTCCCCCACCGCTGCCGGCGGCGGCATTCTCGGTGCGGGTCCACGACCTCGACGAGCCTATTCCATGCATGTTCCGACCACCCCGGGTACACTCCGACAGACGTGGAGGCAGCCATGCACACTCTGTCCATGCATCAACGGGATGAtaattggtacatggacaccggaGCGACTTCCCATATGA